In Fusarium falciforme chromosome 9, complete sequence, the sequence ACGACTATTATGGTCTGGACCTGGATCCCAACCAACGTCTGGGAACAATGGCATCTGCAAGCCGATGGATCCAGCAACCTGGATTTACTGACCAACCATTTCAGGCTGGGTCGCAATGCCAGCGAATTTGAGCGCCTGTGAGTGGCATGGAACAAGGGGGGCGGGTTAGTACAGCATTCTGTCTGGGTGGAAGGGGACGTCGTGTGTAGGGGGATGCCAGGCGTGGCTACTGTTGGAAGAAAACCTGGTCTTTGTTGTTTCCCCCGTACTGGCGATGACTCAAGTGATTGATTGGCGTCAAGTTTGCTCCTCCCTGCCAGACCAACATTGCATCAACCCTACTGCAGGTACCCGTGAATCCGTCGACTTGCCCCCAAGGTTTGGGCCCATGTAATCCGGCATCAACTCTCCAGCCCCTATCCTGGAGAGACCCTCCCTAGCCTTCCTCTTCTGTCGGTCAAGGAAGTTGTGGAGGGGAATCGTTTGGCCCCTTCGGACGCCTTGGATCCAATGAGAGAGGCTCGACCAAAGGTCCTGGATGCGTTCCAGGTTGCCTGGGCGCTGGACGTTCGCAAACCCAAGATCCAACACACGGGTAACTCTGGCGACGCCGGCACCCCCCGGGCCCCGGGGCAACAATGCGGTGGCATTTCCTGGGATAGGACCCTTGTACCCCCAGGAGAGGTTGAGGGATGGGTTCACGAATTTTTCCTGGATGTACTTCCAGTGCGCACCGTTGGGGCCCCAGACAAGGAAAACAAAATCCATTTGCTCTGAGAGCTCAATTCTGAATGGCTCTCCTTCTGAGGGTAAGGGGAGCCCCGGCAATGCCAAGCGCCACGCCTCGCGATGGGTACGATCAGGCTGATAGGGTGGCTCGGGATAGTACCGCCCTTGGTGTTCGAACCCGTTGACCGGCAGGAACTGACCTTGGTCGCTTGGAGTCAGCGAGGGAAGTGTAATGGCCATTTCCGTCAGGTTAAAACCACCCTTGGGCTTTGTGTCTACAACCTTTTGAGCCGCTGGCCGGGCTACCGTAGACCTGGGTGCCGCTGGTTGAGTAGACACGAGTCTGGGAGCCAGAGGAAGGGCCACGGATTTGGCTGCAGCCTTTGAAGCTGAACCAGGAGGCGCCTAAATCGAGTCTTGAATGCCCTTGGGAGGGCTAAGCTTGGAGCCAGAGAAAGTGCCAATAGTGGCCGCGAAGGATGGAATCTATTGTGAAATCTTAGCATTCAAGGTGCATTACCAGAAAAGGACACGGCTCATCAGAGAGGCGAGGTATGTATGTGAGACAAGGCGTGATGGGATGTCTTGATGTATCAAAACAAGCATCCACAAGACCAGTTTCATTTCAAGTTCATTGCTCTACCCCATTATCCCAGAACCGCAGCTTCCTCACTCCCTCATCCAGAGTTACCATGACAGGCTTGCATACTTGTGTGTGGTCTCGACAGCCTGCCCCATGCGGATCGAGGAcgttgatggccttgtctCCTGTCTTGTAGACCTCGTTGAGGCAAAACCATGCATCCAGCTTCCCCCGCCCCTGGAAACGATGGAGGTTGTCGCGATGCTCCTCTTGTGCCAGTGTATTTGCCAGTCCTACCACTGTCTCGACTGGCATCCTGTCGGCTCCGACGACCTCTGTGCGAATACCAGAAAAAGATTGGACAGGTCGGATTGCTCAGAAGACTCGTTGGGCGGCGTCTCTCTCCCACGCTTCGCCAGCCATCTCGttgccatggccttgacctcgttgTCGCTGGTCAGAGTGGCAAACGTAGACGATGTCTTGCCTTCAGGGTCCTCGGCTGGAGGGGTCCAGGGCCACTTGGGCATGTTTGGGTGCATCTTGCCCACTAAAGACGTGATTAGCGAAACCTGCAATGTCCAAGTACGATGTGATTTGAACTTACGCTATAGCCTCCAGAAGGCACAGTCGACCAGGTACTCAAAGGTGCCATCCCTCATGCTGGCTGTGCCGTCCGCAACGTACTTGGCAACGACCTTCTTCTGGGCGCTTTGGCGGAGTTCCTGTTCGTAGTCGCCTGGCTTTTTACCTACACATGGAATCATCCGCGCGAGGTATGCGGCCATGTACCGCCGCCTCTCATCGATGGTTGGGGTTTTGCCAACCCAAGGCATCGCAAAATCACCGGGGTAGAACATGGATGACCAGGCTCTATGCTCCAAATGTTCAGCCATGTTTGTTGTattgttgatgaagaagagaagaggaagggaaACCGTGAGGAAGAGGGGGGATTATATAAACGGTTGTTGACTGTGAATCACTGTCGCGAAGGGTCAAGGCCCCTGCGCTGTGATTCACTGCAGCAACCGTTTATATAATGCCCCCTCTCCCTCCCATCCTGTCTTCCTTTCTTTCTCatcaacacacacacacacacacgcacacacacacacgacAAGTACGAGGCTAAGCCTTCagtttttcctttttcttaGGTACTAACAAGAGCTTAGATGGATTCCCAGACCAAGGAGACCTACGAGCGGGAGTTCCCAGCATTGGGAACAGAGCCTCAAGGTGGCCAAGGCCCGGCTCGAAGTTGGGCGCCACTGAAGAAGCACCTCACTCAAAAGAGGTTCAAGGCTATGGCCAGGAATGGTCGAGCCGACCCCGACAACCTTCCGTGCGGGGATGGTCTGGATCTCGTAGAGTAAGGACGATGAAGGTATAGTGAGAATCTCTTGGCCGAGTGCAGGATCAGTCTAACATTTGGCAGGCAAGCAAGAAACATCGCCGAGAGCCAGGCCACGATCAAGGCCAAAGAAACAAGCATGGCGACACCTCCTCTAATGGAGACGCCTCTCCCGACCTGTGAGGTCCTTGGGGTGGTATAGACTGGATGGCCCATTGGGCCAGACTGGGCAAGGGGCCCTATATCACTTAATAAAATGTCAGAGCATTGCCTGCTCGCCATCAATAACCTTGCCCTCCAACTTGACTCGGTGAACCGTAGCAATTGACCATGAACACTACGCTGCGAGTATTATCTAGTGGCAGCGACGGCGGCGATACGTCGGCCATGGCGAAACACCATTAGGTGACCCTCTCCACCAGGCATATTCAGCCTTTTCTAACATAAAACGTGGTGTCTTTGTGGAAGCCATCTCTTCCGGTGGCACATATATAGAACCCTCTAACTTGCCCGGACGTATTGAGATCGGCGCCCCTCGAGTAATCCGAGGGGAATCCCTATCGATGCCCGCAGCGTCTCCTCGTCAGTATAGTATAGCACTCGTCCGCAGTCTCTCATTCGTTGGTTTAGGAGGGTAGTAGGGGTTTCGACGGTTTCCCTTTGACCGGCGTATAGTCGATTATGTCTTCTCGCTCAGGCTCATCGGCTGTGGAgacggtggtgatggttACGCCAGCGGCTTCCCTACTGGCGCGTTGAAACTAGCGACATTCGTATGCGTAGGGCTACGACATGAAAGACACAGTTCTCCGACACGTCCTTAGGGAAAGAGAAGATGCCCATCCCCCTCCGAGATGAAAGAGGTGACTTGAAGGCTGTTCAAAGGCCTAGGCAGAGCTCTTACCAGTAACTAGAATGGATGAGCCTATCCTCTAATGTTCCCGGAAAGGGACCGTCGACCCGCGTCGGCATGTGACATGGGCTGAAGCCGCTCGAGGTCTCGTCATTCAGCCAACGTTCGAGGATGGTAGAACTCCGTCTCGCCCTGCAGGACCAAACAAGTGTTGGCGTACGAACTGGTAGATCCGTACAGTATGACTGCGAATGTCCGCTTTGCTTTGGGGGATCGATTATTGGGCTCGTTCTTGCGTTGGTGCTTGTGTCCGCTAGGTGGTGATTCTAGACTCTATGCAGCACGTTCTCTCAGAAAACAACAGAACGTGTGTTCAAGAGTCCAACACTTCCCCATCGTTATGTCCATCCTGATGGCCCTCGTTTTACCTTGCGGTTTGGCCATGAAAATACCCATGGTGGCGGCAACTCGGATGGCCGTAACATCGTCTCTCGAGGAAGCCGAGACACCCGCCTGCAAGGAATCCCTGGTTATGTCTGCTGATAGGGCCTTCGAGGTGTTCTTCATCATATGggtttcttcttcatccgtAATCGACCCCTTTAGCTTGATAGGTGGGGTTCTCGACGGGCTGCTCTTCGCCCGGTGTGTGGTTGACAAAGTGAGGCACTGTTTCGGCTTCAAGTTTAACGGTATAGGATCTGCCCTTATAGAATTGCGAGACAGCCATCTACAGCCGAGATAAAGGTATATAGTCCTCGCTCTCGGagggagaaaagagagcGGGCTGAGAGCTTCTCACCCACGAGAAAGGATAGACAAGATAAAGGCCAAACGATGAAGTAGCAGCAAGTAAGACCATGGTTCAAAAGAGAAAGAGTGAATTTCATTTTCTGGTGACAATGAAACGTGACTGGAAGTTTGGCTGTCCACTGTCGAGGATGCAAGGGAATTTAGATTGCTTCTAATGTGAACGGTTAGAGTAGAAAAGGAAAGAGACGACAGATCTCTCACCTCACAGTCTTACTGACTGTCATGTCCAATGCCGTCGCACGTTTAATGACCCCATTGAGCCCCTTCTGAGTCAATGAGCTGAGCAGGCTCACCGCCACTGGCCCTCAACGATTGACAGCCCTTGTCGATGCTCGAAGAAGGGGCGGAATGAGTGGCTGGTGGCCCGTAGGCCTGGGGAAGAGGCAGTGGGTAGGCCTGGGAAGGGGACAGGATCTTAGCCTTGTTATCCAGAGGCAGAGCGATGTCCATGGTCCTGAAAACCTCTACTGGCGGAGGCCAATGCGATGCCTCGCTGGTGACCCTGGAGGCACTCATAGAAGTTTCTTGTCGCTGTAGTGTTGGCTACTATATGATTGGGTTAATGAAAGAGAGCTCTCACCAGGAGAGCTAAAGAATGTTATATAGTGAGCTTTCTCACTGGAAACAATATGACAAATGCATAACAAAGGAATCAGTGGGTATGGGAAGAATGGTGCTTTAACGCACGCCCTGCCTTGTTGGTGGAAATGGGCACCTAGACAAAGACTGCGCTCTCTGGCCTTCACATCGATGATTGCGTGCCCCCAAAGTAACATGTACTGCTGAATTGAATCATTCGTGATACAGAAGAGACAGACATCAGAGCACTTACCATCAACGCAGACTTCCGGTTACTGTCCCCCGGGCATATCTCCGCCCCCAAAGGTCTGGGATCTTCCCTCCAAGTACCCTTCATTGGAGGATAGGCTTTGTTCTTCCTGGAACCTGTGCCATGTGCCAGCAGCATATCCATCGTGGTGGCCCTTGTTATATCCTTCGGTTTGCCCCTGAATGTACCTAGGGTAGAGGCCACTTGAGTAGCCAGAACCCCGCCCCTCGAGGAACGCAAGCTGCGCACCGGTAAGAAATCCCTGATAGTCTTCGCCCAGGTAGTCATCTAGACGTTCCTCTTCGTTGGAgtgctcttcttcatcgtcgatgATACCTCCTCCTTCAGTTCGGTGGGTGGTGGGCGTTCAGATGGCGTGTGATTGGAGATCGCCTTTCCATGAGGCCTGGTCTCTCTCCTACTATGAACTGTTAGAATGGAAAAGGGAAGAAACGGCAGAGCTATTACCTAAAGCCTGATCGCTGCCGTTCGCAGCACCATCGTTGTAGCCATCCTCATACCCCACTGATAACCCTGACGAAGGCCATACTCAAAGCCAACGGCCACGCTCGTAGAGGCCACGATGGCGGCGCGGCAAGCGCGCATAACTGCCTGAGGGGGTGGCTCTATATTATAGGTGTAAAGCAAATATTCTTCTGGGGAGAGTAAAAGAGTCTTGGTTGTGCCCATGAACGTATCCGTGTTCACGGTCGAAGACCAAAAGGTCGTCCAGTAATTGCTCGTCATCGACGCTGTCGGTGGGTCGGGCGCCTTCATCTTCGTGCAGCTCTGCAGTCTCTGTCGATGGAAGCAGAGCGCGGTCTTCAGTCTCTTGTCGAAGAGGGTGTCGTCATTTGCTGTCTGAGCGGAAGCGTTGGCAGTGGTGATATTTCTGGTGGTCGCAACAGCGACGGCAGAAACGCCATACCTTTGAGTCACTGCCTTCACCAGACACATTCCCTCCATCAGATTTCGTGGACCGCCCCCCGAGATAACCTTCGTCATATAAAAAGTCGAGTCCTTCCCGAAAAATGTCTTTTCTGGCGATACATCTATATTGGTGGCCCCCATCATGACCCTGCTTGTCCCTGGATGTCCCGAGGCTGGGTCCCCTCGAGGAAGCCAAAGCGAAAGTTCCTGTCCGTTTCCGGTCAGGTAGCCGTCGACGGGCGTCTCCGCGTCGGGGTAACCTCATCCGTTTCCCACCCTCGCTCCTACCATGAACCGTTAGAGTGGAAAAGAGAACAGGCGGCAGTGCTCTTACCGTTTACTGATACTCGTGAGTGTCGTCCAACCCATCACGGAACCCAGCGTTGTATGCCTCCTCCTGAGCCTGGCGGAGGCCTTGGGCAAACCCAATGGAAGCTCCTCGTCGGTAGCCAAGCTCTTGCCCTCGGCGAAGGCCGAGGCGGAAACCTCTCTCATGCCCTCGGAGGTATTCATCTAATACCTCCTCGTCGTTGTATTCGGGACCTCCGATATCAATATCGGGATCCGTCTCTCTAACTGAGAGTATCTAGTCACTGTTAGCTCGTAAGTCCCAAGGGTCATATCTGGTACTGACCTGTCCGCTTGTGGCAACGACCGCAGCCACGAGGGCGCGGCGTCGCGCGCGGCGAAATCCCCGGATGGCAGTGCCGAATGCTCTTCGGCGTGGGACGGTGCGAGCGAAGCGTCCAGATCGTGGCATTTTGATGATTTGCGTAGAAAATTCCTTTCGTCTTGTGGATTTTTTTGTATTTTTGTGGGAAGAAAGAAATCCAAAAACCAAAAACAAGATCTGGTTATATAAAATGTGCGTTTTGCCTGCCAGTGCGCGGCCACTGCTCAGGTGATGGCGCTAAGACTTGCGTCTCTTTTTAGACAAAGGAGTGAATGGTGGTCTAATTCATTATTTATAGAATGTCTGCTTTGggactaatataaaatctttaagtATTGCTTTACTTGGAGGTTAGTGGTGGTAGTGAGTGTCGAGTGATATCTTTGTGGCTCTATGAATATCATGGCTGTGAAAGAAGAGGGGGAAAGATATAAGTAGAGAAAAAAGGTGTATTCATGTGATGATCTTTTGGTAGCGAGATTATGTTACAGTTTTGGAAGTAGATAAATCCATTACCTGAGCATATATGATGTCCAAGGATTAATAAGTGGGAAGGGAACCGACACCAGAGTCTATGACACTAAAAGAGCGAAAGACTAGGAAGGGTGTTTTGAAGTGCTGTGACTTAGGCTTGTACATAATGTTACTGTGAAGGTAAtggttaatatataaaaggcagAAGAGAAGACTTGTACATTTTAGACTCAAGCCACCCTGGAGGATGGTTGTGTTCGGGCTTGAGTATGACGACAAAGGTGTGTTGGATGAGTTCGAAAGGACAGAACATCTTGAGGATGTCCATGGGGTATTTATACTTGCGCAGGCGGGCAAAGAATGTTATGCCGTTGTGGTCTGGCAAGTTGTGAGCGGAGTTTACTCATGACTGGTGGCTGCGTCATGTTGGTCAAAACGAAGGCATGCATGGTAAACAGTGACGAAGAGTCAACAGTTTAGGCAAAGTTTTCGCTGTGAGAGGTGTGGAAATTATTTGTATTTGTTGCCATCTATCCGTCCAAGAACACAAGCATGCCATCAGTTTGGCTCTACGGTTATCACCCTGATTTCATCATGTTGTTTGGAGAGGCATGAACAATCAGCACAGATTGCTTAATTCAATTCACAATCTGCACAAAGAGCGATTCAATTGTGCTTGGTTGTGTCTCTCCATTGTGAAGGACTTACGCAACCCATCTTTCACACACCTTGCCCAAAGATGACATACACCGAACAGCTTGACAAATTCAAACATCAGCACAAACAAAGAAAAAGACAACAAGGTAACAGAAGCGACGTGACAATAGGGTACCTTGATTACTTGTTGTGCACATCAGCTGTTCATGGACAATGCACAGCCAGCTGAACAGCCCCATGCGATGGATCAACCCTGCTCAGAACCGCGAAACACTACAGGGATAACGGAGTTCCCGAGAGAATACAGTTCAACATATGCAGGTTCACCGTCCTATACGAAAGCTTTACGTCTGCTTGTAAACTCTACTCTACTGATCTAACCGACACTGGCGCAAGAACCTTCTCTTTCACGCTCAAAGGGGATAGCTTAGCGTTGGCCAACTTCCTCTTTTAGAAACGAACAATCCCCTCCGAGAACCTGCTCAATCGAGCTAGGTTAATCGTCCGACCTCCCATAGGCTCATCTCACGCCACGAGGCCCGGCCCTTATTGCTGGGAGAACTCCCGGGAATGCAACTCTAAACAATGGCTCTAAGGCGAATTACACCATTGGTGGAATATCCCGTTTTAGCCTGATGTGGTTCGGTTTTGTCGGCACTTGATGGGGTCCCGTAAAACGGCCCATTGCCGCATACGACTTCTTGGCCGAGCCAGGGGTTTCAGGTCCAACACACGGGCCAATCTCAGGAGCCCGGATATTAAGGGACTAGGATTTTACTCTATCAGAGACGGCAGATCTTCTGGCCTATATAAGTATTTGGCTAATGCCAAGTTCTGTTGGTTTGTTCATCACCAGTTTCAacttcatctcatctcaatAGTCTCACATTCAAATCGTCACCATGAAGTTCTTTGGTGTTGTTTCGGCCTTCCTTGCCGCCACGGCTGTGGCCACTCCCACCACTCCCACCGAGACTATCGAGAAGCGAGACACCACCTGGTGCGATGCTTTTGGCTCTCTGGCCACCTCTGGATACACCGTCTACCACAACAACTGGGGCAAGGGCGATGCCACCTCTGGTTCCCAGTGCACCACCTTCACCTCGGTCAAGAGCAACAGCTTTGTCTGGTCCACCAGCTGGACCTGGGCTGGTGGCCccggcaaggtcaagtccTACTCCAACGTGGCTCTTGAGAAGATCAACAAGAAGATCTCCGACATCAAGTCGGTTTCCACCCGCTGGATCTGGCGGTAAGAATCCCGATCCCTCAACCTTGTCTTTGTCTAACTGGCCAGATACACCGGAACCAAGATGATCGCCAACGTCTCCTATGATCTCTGGTTCGCCCCCACCGCGTCCTCCAAGAACGCCTACGAGATCATGATCTGGGTCGGTGCCTACGGTGGTGCCCTCCCCATCTCCACACCCGGCAAGGGTGTTATTGACCGCCCTACCCTTGCTGGTATCCCGTGGGACGTCTACAAGGGCCCCAACGGCGACGTCACCGTCATCTCTTTCGTCGCCTCCAGCAACCAGGGCAACTTCCAGGCTGATCTTAAGGAGTTCCTCAACTACCTGACCAGCAAGCAGGGTCTTCCCAGCAACTACGTTGCCACCAGCTTCCAGGCTGGTACCGAGCCTTTCGAGGGTGAGTGATGCTTCCATATTATGATTTATGCTCAATTGCTGACCGTCTTAGGTACCAACGCTGTCCTCAAGACCTCTGCTTACACCATCTCCGTCAACTAAACCATTGCGGGATATCACTCttgaccatgatgatgaaCTTTTGTACCTTCTGCACTACCACTTCTTGTACATAGCTTACCAAGACATATTCATCGCAACCCATCAACTGTGCCAGTGAAATCTGAAATGAACTCGTAAAAGAATCTTTCACAATGTGCTACTGATCCTAATGAGACTTAAGTTTCGCCTAGGGACGTTGCGCCGGCGGTTACCCTGTGGCAGCATGCACTGGTTCCAGCAAGATGATCAGACTGGCCAATAAGCTAGAATAAAAACCAGCGGTGAACAAGGAAGCTAGATAATCAGTCGAGAAGCATTATTAGTGCAAGTGCCGAGGAGGGGTTGGACGTATACTATCTAAAGGAGGAGCATGGTTGCATAATATTGCCTCAAAGCCTGTGCACAAATGAGTGGAATTCGCCAGAAGCGCTCGTTCCTTATAGGCAGTAAAGGCCTAGACTACCTCCGATCAATCATGGATGCTGAGCTTTCGATAATTGAGACTACCCCAGAAGGAGACAAAACATACTTCGATGATTTCACTGAACAGTGAACAGCCATGTTGGACACAGGCAAAGAACCTTTCAAACTCGAATGAACAACCCGACAAGCCAGGCCCTTCTAGCAAGAACTGCCGTGAAGAGCATGTTATCATTATTGGAGAGAATAGAGCTTCCAAAAAGGTCAAGCTTTAGGCACTTCAGAGACCGGTACACTTTCGAAGGATACATACTGCGTGGGTGAGTAGGGACGAAGCCTAAGATTTCAATCAGAATGAACTCCAGAAGGGGTACATGGGAACACCACCTTCCCCAAAAGTGTTCCCCCTCAGCTAGCCTACTACTAAACTAAACGTTCAAGGTTCGCAGTGCGGTTCTGGTCGTCAACCGCGCTCCCCATCTGTCCCCCCTCTTTCACGTTGTCCTGGGTTTTGAATACGTCCTGATATGCAGCATGCAAGCATGGAGCCGACGCAAGTGTACCTGACTGTGTTTGTTCTCTTTGTTAACTGGATGTTTGTTTTGTTGCGGTAACTAAACAGAGTAGAAACTGTGATAAATATGGGAACTTACCTGAGTCTTTGTTTCCCTACCATCAGAGCTTTGTGCTGGTACAAGACTTGGTTGTGCCGGATGATTCAACCCCAACAACAATGGAAGCGCTTGTGTTGATACGGTATTCCGTGGACGCAACAGAGCATCTCAGAACTGAGGCACCTGCATATCAACACGCCAAAGATCATGGACGAGGGACATGCGACGGCTCACTGTTTGAAGCTGAGGCTTGAAAGGTGGCACAGCCGTAGAGGGAAGCAAAGGCGTAGACGTGAGGGACTGGCAAGCACGAAAGAAAGCTCACTGTTTGGCACTCGCCGCGGAATGATTGAGCTGCCCTCAAACTTGGGAAAACAACTCCACTGAGACTGTGGATGCGTCTCGGTGATGGCAGACGGCTGCCGCTTGTCTATTCGCTGCTTGTGCCAGCCCAAGAGAAACGGGATGACTGCACTAAGATGGCAAAGATGGAGAGCCCGCCTGGATTTGGTGCGGCCTCTTCAGAGGGCCCGCAAGAAGAGCCGGACTCATCAGGCATCGCAGACTCTGGATGTCGCGCATTTGACCCCAGATCAGGCTTCTGTTCATGATGATGCACCTTTAGACCCCTTAACGCCAGTACGTGCGTCTCAGGGGGCCTACCCCTGCGCCGCTTGACATGGACGAGGCTCTGTATCGAGGTGACGACATGCCTATAAGGGTTGCTCCTCTCAACCACGACAGTATTCCTG encodes:
- a CDS encoding Glycoside hydrolase family 12, with the translated sequence MKFFGVVSAFLAATAVATPTTPTETIEKRDTTWCDAFGSLATSGYTVYHNNWGKGDATSGSQCTTFTSVKSNSFVWSTSWTWAGGPGKVKSYSNVALEKINKKISDIKSVSTRWIWRYTGTKMIANVSYDLWFAPTASSKNAYEIMIWVGAYGGALPISTPGKGVIDRPTLAGIPWDVYKGPNGDVTVISFVASSNQGNFQADLKEFLNYLTSKQGLPSNYVATSFQAGTEPFEGTNAVLKTSAYTISVN